The Malassezia japonica chromosome 8, complete sequence genome includes a window with the following:
- a CDS encoding uncharacterized protein (TransMembrane:6 (n12-22c27/28o58-75i95-117o132-151i158-180o214-233i315-336o); EggNog:ENOG503PHXK; SECRETED:SignalP(1-27)) has protein sequence MRRWGRMLPRPAFALGLVLMLVGYAVAATSANTTEALGKRSSKDGEMSEEQFDYQQEVANYITVAGLTLYWWEYLCTLNRELYMYRPKMLKRPQVVLFLLIRYGTLPAVIVPAYSLWHRFTSSEQCLDHEQITVAVVQFLVSCIFSWRTIAIWRRARWVSIFLATFSLLLFVASIALLYYSHDSLVITGSCRPTDPDGENGKQSGKAHSVNTVMWFYLISMIFDTTTMVLSSYKLVVYANMGRSLDAPNFSDPFEAHRMQVRKQTMDIEQGRRSSAGETLKKVQGRVVPFATFPYRIVRNAYEWWSTLTPLLARLFANGLVYFFVATAFNVVNFVLEAVQSLHSKSFLSLYPPLMCVLCQRMILTEFDAVWAPYDPDLDIPGRQFVDRVVGRGERQSRMSELDRFQDFVTSLEARQTANNSTSSNIRSPSSCPPPGEKASLETNSRFPGAESYTPGQPPTANKPLSMHRPSVATSELSPCESPRASTNHTAAAAAAAAAADSPERSGPLPQLSVQQQQHALRMAGMR, from the coding sequence ATGCGTCGCTGGGGCCGGATGctgccgcgcccggcgtTCGCGCTGGGGCTCGTGCTGATGCTGGTGGGATATGCTGTCGCTGCTACTAGCGCAAATACGACCGAAGCGCTAGGAAAGCGGTCGTCGAAAGACGGCGAAATGTCCGAAGAGCAGTTTGACTATCAGCAGGAAGTCGCGAACTACATTACGGTTGCAGGCCTGACCCTGTACTGGTGGGAGTACCTATGCACGCTCAACCGCGAGCTGTACATGTACCGGCCCAAGATGCTAAAGCGCCCGCAGGTCGTGTTGTTCCTCCTGATCCGCTACGGCACGCTGCCTGCTGTGATTGTGCCTGCGTACTCGCTCTGGCACAGGTTTACCTCCTCCGAGCAGTGTCTGGACCACGAGCAGATTACGGTGGCTGTCGTACAGTTTTTGGTCTCCTGTATCTTTTCGTGGCGCACGATCGCCAtttggcggcgcgcgcggtggGTGTCCATCTTTCTCGCGACGTTTTCCTTGCTGCTGTTTGTCGCAAGCATCGCCTTGCTGTACTACTCGCACGACTCGCTGGTCATTACCGGATCGTGTCGCCCGACGGATCCCGACGGAGAAAATGGCAAGCAGAGCGGCAAGGCGCACAGCGTGAACACAGTGATGTGGTTCTACCTGATCAGCATGATCTTTGACACGACGACCATGGTCCTCTCGTCGTACAAGCTCGTGGTCTATGCGAATATGGGCCGCAGCCTCGATGCGCCCAACTTCAGCGACCCGTtcgaggcgcaccgcaTGCAGGTGCGGAAGCAGACCATGGACATTGAGCAagggcgccgcagctctgccggcgagacgctcaAAAAGGTGCAAggccgcgtcgtgccgtTCGCCACCTTTCCATACCGTATCGTGCGGAATGCATACGAGTGGTGGTCGACGCTCACGCCGCttctcgcgcgcctctttgcgaATGGTCTCGTGTACTTCTTTGTCGCAACCGCCTTCAACGTCGTCAACTTTGTCCTAGAAGCGGTCCAATCGCTGCACTCCAAAAGTTTCCTCTCTTTGTACCCTCCGCTGATGTGCGTCTTGTGCCAGCGGATGATCCTCACCGAGTTTGACGCTGTCTGGGCGCCGTACGACCCCGACCTCGACATTCCCGGCAGGCAGTTTgtcgaccgcgtcgtgggccgcggcgagaGGCAGTCGCGCATgagcgagctcgaccgctTCCAGGACTTTGtcacgtcgctcgaggcccGGCAGACCGCGAACaactcgacgagctccaaTATACGCTCCCCGTCGTCGTGCCCACCGCCCGGCGAAAAggcctcgctcgagacAAACTCGCGCTTTCCCGGCGCAGAGTCGTACACACCAGGGCAGCCGCCAACTGCCAACAAGCCCCTGTCCATGCACCGCCCCAGCGTGGCGACGTCCGAGCTCTCGCCGTGCgagtcgccgcgcgcgtcgaccaaCCACAcggccgcagccgcggctgcagcggccgcggccgatTCGCCGGAACGCAGCGGCCCCCTTCCCCAGCTTTCGGTTCAGCAACAACAGCATGCCCTGCGTATGGCCGGCATGCGTTAA
- a CDS encoding uncharacterized protein (EggNog:ENOG503NVMQ; COG:A), with protein sequence MEGERPLADSPRKRPRVLWRGVLLLHDGTQLPGTTIMTHMHPWAHLHTHETRPGALEAEAELCLALEMVRHHSLCVRPPSEAKEEIEASGQIQLHIDASHPYTLAYFERIFGAPDGQLALVYDPNVSDQAPDISSVYRTSLHSSGALELVLCARQSADAPHIVDLVVGRRVAKHRDSIDKKAPRAPRPDDPLPRAPRQLRWDSSDDERPTVLDARVRKRGHLTLTPERSRGGHTPGRRGEKRPQRKAPVDEPVYVPIAAALPPSGTPAADDPAMEEANRQSIKRLVRNQLVGNGMERGERAFDACFQAAYAGTCLVFRRTIQTHRVDPKAAARIVAAHLAMYTNPEELVLWLRRLPPYWYEYTTRAKTRWYGRQILEVFTTEFRDRTKEYYTWAIYNGLCTVNGQTVTPVYRIQNSDFLVNKVHRHEPAVTDAPVRILHRDDSKGRLVVVKPGSIPVHATGRYHRNTLVEMVKEQTGLAQVFTSNRLDRLTSGIMVCSTTKEAACELGNDFNAGLVNKAYVCRVVGAFPEHEIDCREPILSVDRQSGLNIVHPKGKDCRTLFQRISYDPDTDSSVVVCRPITGRTHQIRVHAQFLGHPISNDPLYNHPVWATVDRDVLSTAQPRHYERVGGESGNVEVERVLTALKGARDDSEGWARWRDDVVFGTLNRQMNYETVDVPGPNGQPAPAPPADAAPMDTEVCETCRIPLLPDPTPEELYIYLHAIKYWTDQWSFQDELPWWASEQWQHPDPNENRDLPDLPLISSETDLGKGGAFRRVNEALEKRPALVERAIGQETALPAATAPPLVLEVPRGLEDVAQRELVQRLGMDRDAPALESALHSGVVLMDASKWGTVLLEKYAAGLLPGLLGVYYAMGRRVLPAPLLDALFAERVEALGAGAGGHGQAWQPTPSEKSLFALVQEAWDASAAARAAALDAWTAHETPTFRVAVHVDRSSYVFPTVSTSAMEAHLASLVLPWLASVIPGTWEVAPRHDTPLLVKMAFAPRLGVDETLQSGPRARQGNPQGALVFQVHAPTSSAPVQTMSTPEATREVMARARAHAVAALLPLDAAADEVRVSTLATADPALGSALMDVLAAHKLRATLDRAPAPDTLSGALVELPEKARDLPHATLFPLLVERMSELLTALAPGARALLLTSEPKMLTRALKEVENQCRRDEQPYALRLEPMTWLSSDPYVLASTLADGNLEAELRGGMRSFFYHHTYAACVGKAALYRK encoded by the exons ATGGAGGGGGAGAGGCCGTTGGCCGACTCGCCCCGCAAGCGGCCGCGTGTGCTCTGGCGCGgggtgctgctgctgcacgacggGACGCAGCTCCCTGGCACGACGATCATGACACATATGCACCCATGGGCGCATCTCCATACCCACGAGACGcggcccggcgcgctcgaggccgaggccgagctgtgcctggcgctcgagatgGTGCGGCACCACTCGCTGTGCGTGCGCCCACCGTCGGAAGCGAAAGAAGAGATCGAGGCCTCTGGGCAGATTCAGCT ACACAtcgacgcgtcgcaccCCTATACGCTTGCCTACTTTGAGCGTATCTTTggcgcgcccgacggcCAGCTGGCGCTCGTGTACGACCCCAACGTGTCGGATCAAGCGCCGGACATTTCGAGCGTGTACCGCACGTCGCTGCACAGCAgtggcgcgctcgagctcgtcctaTGTGCGCGCCagagcgccgacgcgccgcatatcgtcgacctcgtcgtcggccgccgcgtcgccaaGCACCGCGATAGCATCGACAAAAAGGCGCCCCGCGCCCCGCGCCCGGATGATCCGCTGccccgtgcgccgcggcagctgcGATGGgactcgagcgacgacgagcggccgacggtcctcgacgcgcgcgtgcgcaagcgcgggCACCTCACCCTCAcgcccgagcgcagccgcggcggccacacgcccgggcgccgcggcgagaagcggccgcagcgcaaggcgccggtcgacgagccggtCTATGTCccgatcgccgcggcgctgccccCGTCCGGCACACCGGCCGCGGACGACCCCGCGATGGAGGAGGCGAACCGACAGTCGAtcaagcgcctcgtccgcaaccagctcgtcggcaacggcatggagcgcggcgagcgtgcgttTGACGCGTGCTTCCAAGCCGCCTATGCAGGCACATGCCTCGTGTTT CGCCGAACCATTCAgacgcaccgcgtcgatcccaaggccgcggcgcgcatcgtcgccgcgcacctTGCCATGTACACCAACCCCGAGGAGCTGGTGCTCT ggctgcggcgcctgccgccgTACTGGTACGAGtacacgacgcgcgccaagACCCGTTGGTACGGCCGCCAGATCCTCGAGGTATTTACGACCGAGTTCCGCGACCGCACCAAGGAATACTAT ACCTGGGCCATTTACAATG GCCTGTGCACCGTAAATGGGCAGACGGTCACGCCGGTGTACCGCATACAGAACAGTGACTTTTTGGT CAACAAGGTGCACCGACACGAGCCGGCAGTCAccgatgcgccggtgcgcattCTGCACCGCGACGACAGCAAAGGGCGTCTCGTCGTGGTCAAGCCAGGGAGTATCCCGGTGCATGCGACCGGCCGCTACCACCGCAACACGCTCGTGGAAATGGTCAAGGAGCAGACgggccttgcgcaggtcTTTACAAGCAaccgcctcgaccggctCACGTCCGGCATCATGgtgtgctcgacgaccaaagaggccgcatgcgagctcggcaacgACTTTAATGCGGGCCTCGTGAACAAGGCGTACGTgtgccgcgtcgtcggcgcatTTCCCGAGCACGAGATCGACTGCCGCGAGCCGATTCTCAGCGTTGACCGCCAGAGCGGCCTGAACATTGTGCACCCCAAAGGGAAGGACTGCCGCACGCTCTTTCAGCGCATCTCCTACGACCCTGACACCGACTCGAGCGTGGTCGTGTGCCGCCCAATTACCGGACGCACGCACCAAATTCGCGTGCACGCCCAGTTCCTCGGCCATCCGATCAGCAACGACCCGCTGTACAACCACCCGGTCTGGGCGACGGTCGACCGCGACGTCCTGTCGaccgcgcagccgcggcactatgagcgcgtcggcggcgagtcgggcaacgtcgaggtcgagcgcgtgctgaCCGCCCTGAAAGGCGCCCGCGACGACTCCGAGGGGtgggcgcgctggcgcgacGATGTAGTCTTTGGCACGCTCAACCGCCAAATGAACTACGAGACGGTGGACGTGCCGGGACCGAACGGAcagcctgcgcctgcgccgccggccgacgcggcgccgatgGACACGGAAGTGTGCGAGACGTGCCGCATCCCGCTGCTGCCTGACCCCACGCCGGAGGAGCTCTATATTTATCTGCACGCGATCAAGTACTGGACGGATCAGTGGTCGTTCCAGGACGAGCTGCCGTGGTGGGCGAGCGAGCAGTGGCAGCATCCGGATCCCAACGAGAACCGCGACCTGCCCGACCTGCCGCTTatctcgagcgagacggACCTCGGCAAAGGGGGTGCGTTCCGCCGTGTCAatgaggcgctcgagaagcgcccggcgctcgtcgagcgggcGATCGGACAAGAGACGGCGCTTCCGGCGGCaacagcgccgccgctaGTCCTCGAAGTCCCCCGTGGCCTCGAGgacgtggcgcagcgcgagctcgtgcagcgcctcggcatggATAgagacgcgccggcgctcgagtcggcgcTGCACTCGGGCGTCGTCCTGATGGACGCGTCGAAATGGGGCACAGTGCTCCTCGAAAAGTACGCCGCCGGGCTCCTGCCGGGCCTGCTGGGCGTGTACTATGCCATgggccgccgcgtgctccctgcgccgctgctggaTGCACtctttgccgagcgtgtcgaggcgcttggcgccggtgccggcggcCATGGCCAAGCGTggcagccgacgccgagcgagaagagcctctttgcgctggTGCAAGAGGCATGGGACGCAAGTGCCGCTGCAcgggcggccgcgctcgacgcgtggACGGCGCACGAGACCCCGACGTTCCGTgtcgcggtgcacgtcgACCGCAGCTCGTACGTCTTTCCCACGGTGAGCACGAGTGCGATGGAGGCGCACCTTGCTTCGCTTGTCCTCCCGTGGCTCGCCTCGGTAATCCCTGGGACATGGGAAGtggcgccgaggcacgATACCCCCCTCTTGGTCAAGATGGCAtttgcgccgcgcctcggtgtcgacgagacgctgcaGTCGggccctcgagcgcgccaaggcaATCCGCAgggcgcgctcgtcttTCAAGTCCATGCCCCCacgtcctcggcgccggtgcaAACCATGTCCACGCCGGaagcgacgcgcgaggtgatggcgcgcgctcgtgcgcatgCCGTTGCTGCGCTCCTCCCGCTGGATGCGGccgcggacgaggtgcgcgttagcacgctcgcgacggCAGACCCTGCGCTCGGCTCTGCGCTGATGGACGTGCTTGCAGCGCacaagctgcgtgcgacgctcgacagGGCGCCTGCACCCGACACGCTCAGCGGtgccctcgtcgagctccctgaaaaggcgcgcgacctcccccacgcgacgctcttCCCCCTgcttgtcgagcgcatgtCGGAGCTTCTTACGGCCCTTGCacccggcgcgcgcgctctgcTCCTCACGAGCGAGCCCAAAATGCTTACGCGCGCCCTCAAAGAAGTCGAGAACCAGtgccggcgcgacgagcagccGTACGCGCTGCGTTTGGAGCCCATGACCTGGCTATCCTCTGATCCCTATGTGCTTGCATCTACTCTTGCCGACGGCAACCTGGAagccgagctgcgcggggGCATGCGCTCCTTCTTCTACCACCACACCTAtgccgcgtgcgtcggcaAGGCGGCCCTGTACCGTAAGTAG
- the mtg1 gene encoding Mitochondrial GTPase 1 (EggNog:ENOG503NXC2; COG:S; BUSCO:EOG09262WHU) — protein sequence MPRLLSGVRAARAAHAGIVRAVPAAAKPVEEVRRSKGGFEPRTSFAYPATVPSWYIGHMHRAMRSLPALLARSPPPLVVEVRDARIPLTSINPNFESVLQEVPHAEDKMRVAPGKRLPGWAARRLVVYTKRDLIDRACEAPLIEALEKHGQSAMFVDARQKRDVQRVYDWVCQRAALLGREVARAAARAGHLYRPSRVSGAARYTPTPETGIRLLIVGMPNVGKSSLLNALRFVGTGKKGAASTHPHPGHTRKVTGTVRITPAPPSLSAMEMEGETVDMKALVAQQAQQAPAVYVYDTPGIMVPYLGTADDHGPERALKLAIAGCMKQTLFDPQVLVDYLLYRMNQRYVAQKGDAPPPYTKLMRTPHPTDDAAEFLAQVAERAPGARQRGGELSLAVAADYVLEQFRRGALGSRELDLSLDEGHSGARAAQIHARTAAVLSPVEAKNGGT from the coding sequence ATGCCACGCCTTTTGAGtggcgtgcgtgcggcgcgtgcggcgcacgcgggcATTGTGCGTGCGGTGCCCGCGGCCGCGAAGCCAGTGGAAGAGGTGCGTCGGAGCAAAGGGGGATTCGAGCCGCGTACGTCGTTTGCGTACCCCGCCACGGTGCCGTCGTGGTACATTGGGCATATGCATcgtgcgatgcgctcgctaccggcgctcctggcgcgctcgccgccgccgcttgtggtcgaggtgcgcgacgcacgtATCCCGTTGACGAGCATCAATCCCAACTTTGAGTCAGTGCTCCAAGAGGtgccgcacgccgaggacaagatgcgcgtcgcgcccggcaAGCGGCTGCCCGGCtgggccgcgcggcggctcgtcgtgtATACGAAGCGCGACCTGATCGACCGCGCGTGCGAGGCGCCACTCATTGAAGCCCTTGAGAAGCACGGGCAGAGTGCCATGTttgtcgacgcgcgccagaagcgcgacgtgcagcgTGTCTACGACTGGGTGTGCcagcgagcggcgctgctagggcgcgaggtcgcgcgcgccgccgcgcgtgccgggcaCCTGTACCGCCCCTCGCGCGTatccggcgcggcgcgctaCACGCCGACGCCCGAAACGGGCATCCGGCTGCTGATTGTCGGCATGCCGAATGTCGGCAAGAGCTCGCTGCTCAATGCGCTCCGCTTTGTCGGCACCGGCAAAAAAGGCGCAGCGAGTACGCACCCCCACCCCGGTCACACGCGCAAGGTGACCGGGACGGTGCGCATCACGCCCGCCCCTCCTTCCCTCTCTGCGATGGAGATGGAGGGCGAGACCGTCGATATGAAGGCGCTTGTCGCGCAACAGGCacagcaggcgccggctgTGTACGTCTACGATACCCCCGGCATCATGGTGCCGTacctcggcacggcggACGACCATGGCCCCGAGCGGGCACTGAAGCTCGCGATTGCCGGCTGCATGAAGCAGACGCTCTTTGATCCGCAGGTCCTTGTCGACTACCTGCTCTATCGCATGAACCAGCGCTATGTCGCACAAAaaggcgatgcgccccCCCCTTATACAAAGCTCATGCGCACGCCCCACCCCACGGACGATGCCGCTGAATTTCTCGCTCaagtcgccgagcgtgcgcccggGGCACGGCAGCGTGGCGGTGAACTGAGCCTCGCTGTCGCCGCCGACTATGTCCTGGAGCAGttccgccgcggcgccctgGGCAGCCGCGAGCTGGACCTGTCTTTGGACGAAGGCCATtcaggcgcgcgcgccgcgcagatTCATgcacgcacggccgcggTGCTTTCGCCGGTGGAGGCGAAAAATGGGGGCACATAG